In one Limosilactobacillus oris genomic region, the following are encoded:
- a CDS encoding virulence-associated E family protein codes for MSEEKDKQSATEKAEWAAINSLALQYVKKDTAHELANKITADINKAYGDETNQKAREQATKLASQLDEKNSNYRMMTILKAVDSTLLGMTNTMSSIKAAKQGMLKTDKGVIKPNSRENVRLIFEHDPHYQDLFRYNSFTEEAEYRKSTQAGFVSIDDDLIANLATDIERYYRMIPTDKAVTDGLLLAAKGHPFNPIKQRIETVQWDGQQRAANFFIDYLGADNNEYVKAVTETWLVGLVARVYRPGIKCDIMPILDGKQGIGKSTLVSLLCSPPYFEDSLRTMGADKDDLIKIHSAWVVEIGELEAMTNTSLDRTKAFISATSDNFRSPYGRIREYHPRKNMFIGTVNRSEYLHDLTGNRRFYPIHCEKSRARKPMPAPGDYNNADILQILAEAKVLFEQGHALKLPDKLERVAHDKQSKAMAADLQADLMLEYSELLVPDDWDSFSIYQRQQYWKRYREHGEYGKRVVTGTGENKTSDYILFEPDQLHKLPQFTNTELLEVVFEQNGREIARGGRNPLTAKISMVFDNNENWNKSDNCKLFGKRRKGYKRHSA; via the coding sequence ATGAGTGAAGAGAAAGATAAACAGAGCGCCACAGAAAAAGCCGAATGGGCCGCCATCAATTCTTTGGCGCTGCAATACGTCAAGAAAGACACGGCCCATGAGCTGGCTAATAAAATCACCGCCGATATTAACAAGGCGTATGGGGATGAAACCAACCAAAAAGCACGAGAGCAGGCCACTAAATTAGCCAGCCAGCTAGACGAAAAGAATTCTAACTATCGGATGATGACTATCCTAAAAGCTGTTGATAGCACCCTGTTGGGGATGACTAATACCATGAGTTCGATTAAAGCGGCAAAGCAAGGAATGCTGAAAACTGATAAAGGGGTTATCAAACCCAATTCACGGGAGAACGTCCGGCTAATCTTTGAGCATGACCCCCATTACCAAGACTTATTCAGATACAACAGCTTCACCGAAGAGGCAGAGTATAGAAAAAGCACCCAAGCGGGTTTCGTTTCGATTGATGATGACCTAATAGCCAACCTGGCAACTGATATTGAACGCTATTATCGGATGATACCTACTGATAAGGCGGTAACGGATGGCTTGCTGTTAGCTGCTAAGGGCCATCCATTTAATCCCATTAAACAACGTATCGAAACGGTGCAATGGGACGGACAACAACGGGCGGCTAACTTTTTCATTGATTACTTAGGGGCTGACAATAACGAATATGTAAAGGCTGTTACTGAAACATGGCTGGTGGGCCTGGTTGCCAGAGTATACCGGCCCGGAATTAAGTGTGACATTATGCCGATTCTTGATGGTAAACAGGGTATCGGAAAAAGTACGCTGGTTAGCCTGCTATGTTCACCACCATATTTTGAGGACAGTTTAAGGACAATGGGCGCTGATAAGGACGACCTTATTAAAATTCATAGTGCTTGGGTGGTCGAAATTGGCGAACTAGAAGCCATGACTAATACCAGCTTGGACCGAACCAAGGCGTTTATTTCGGCCACAAGTGATAATTTTCGTTCCCCCTATGGGCGGATTCGGGAATATCATCCCCGCAAGAATATGTTTATCGGAACCGTGAACCGGTCGGAATATCTACACGACTTAACCGGTAACCGACGTTTTTACCCCATTCATTGCGAGAAAAGTAGGGCCAGGAAGCCTATGCCGGCACCGGGTGACTATAACAATGCTGACATCTTGCAAATCCTAGCGGAAGCCAAAGTGCTGTTTGAACAGGGGCACGCCTTGAAGTTACCGGACAAGCTGGAACGAGTGGCCCACGATAAGCAATCTAAGGCAATGGCCGCCGACCTGCAAGCCGATTTAATGCTGGAATACAGCGAATTACTGGTACCTGATGATTGGGACAGTTTCAGCATTTACCAGCGGCAACAGTATTGGAAACGATATAGGGAACACGGTGAATATGGTAAACGAGTTGTAACTGGCACTGGTGAGAACAAGACAAGTGATTATATTCTATTTGAGCCGGACCAGCTGCATAAGCTGCCACAGTTTACTAATACCGAGTTACTGGAAGTCGTGTTTGAACAGAACGGCCGAGAAATTGCACGGGGCGGACGGAACCCGCTAACTGCTAAGATTTCGATGGTATTTGATAATAACGAGAATTGGAATAAAAGCGACAATTGCAAATTATTTGGAAAGCGACGCAAAGGGTACAAACGACATAGCGCTTAA
- a CDS encoding sporulation protein Cse60: MAKVKFFEANNFYSSRERKFVTEFPEKLEQQINDFIKGKTVVDIKYQLSVSEDDAYYSAMVIYDD; the protein is encoded by the coding sequence ATGGCTAAAGTTAAATTCTTTGAAGCAAATAATTTTTACAGCTCAAGAGAGCGAAAATTTGTTACTGAATTTCCTGAAAAACTAGAACAGCAAATTAATGACTTTATCAAGGGCAAGACGGTAGTTGATATTAAGTACCAGCTATCAGTTTCCGAGGACGATGCATATTATTCTGCAATGGTGATTTATGATGACTGA